Proteins from a genomic interval of Microbacterium esteraromaticum:
- a CDS encoding DUF3107 domain-containing protein, giving the protein MEIRIGIVNTGRELSFETSSSAEEVRKQVTEALEQNASHLVLADAKGSSYIVPTANLAYVELGSEESRRVGFVA; this is encoded by the coding sequence GTGGAAATCCGCATCGGCATCGTCAACACCGGCCGTGAGCTCAGCTTCGAGACCAGCAGCAGCGCCGAAGAGGTGCGCAAGCAGGTGACTGAAGCACTCGAGCAGAACGCGAGCCACCTCGTCCTCGCCGACGCCAAGGGCAGCTCGTACATCGTGCCCACCGCGAACCTCGCGTACGTCGAGCTCGGCAGCGAAGAGTCGCGCCGGGTCGGTTTCGTCGCCTGA
- a CDS encoding DUF817 domain-containing protein produces MQWGTALEQRIDAIADRMLQDAAARGARAAAIEFIVFVLKQAWACIFGAALLVALIAARLLYPDDAALARNDALTLAAVLIQVAMLVFGLETVRELRVIVLFHITGTVMELFKTDVGSWAYAAEGVLRIGGVPLFSGFMYAAVGSYMVRVYRLFDLRFSRYPRRWLTAIVAAAIYVNFFTHHFWWDARWVLFGAVVVLWGGTVMHARIRVRIVRLPLLLVFAGVALFLWVAENIGTWAGAWVYPDQVAGWQLVSLSKMGSWFLLMIISVVLVAWVYPPRAPMASSPEAIEAPPVQQERPR; encoded by the coding sequence ATGCAATGGGGAACCGCGCTCGAGCAGCGCATCGACGCGATCGCCGATCGGATGCTGCAGGATGCGGCCGCCCGTGGAGCGCGCGCCGCCGCGATCGAGTTCATCGTCTTCGTGCTCAAGCAGGCGTGGGCGTGCATCTTCGGTGCGGCGCTGCTCGTGGCGCTCATCGCGGCGCGACTGCTCTATCCGGATGACGCCGCACTCGCGCGGAACGATGCGCTGACCCTCGCGGCAGTGCTCATCCAGGTTGCGATGCTGGTGTTCGGGCTGGAGACCGTGCGCGAACTGCGGGTGATCGTGCTGTTCCACATCACGGGGACGGTGATGGAACTGTTCAAGACGGATGTCGGGTCGTGGGCCTATGCGGCCGAAGGAGTCCTTCGCATCGGTGGCGTGCCCCTCTTCAGCGGTTTCATGTACGCGGCTGTGGGGTCGTACATGGTGCGGGTGTACCGGCTGTTCGACCTGCGCTTCTCCCGCTACCCCCGTCGGTGGCTGACTGCGATCGTGGCCGCGGCGATCTATGTCAACTTCTTCACGCATCACTTCTGGTGGGATGCCCGATGGGTGCTGTTCGGCGCGGTTGTCGTGCTGTGGGGCGGCACCGTGATGCACGCGCGGATTCGTGTGCGCATCGTACGTCTGCCGCTGTTGCTCGTGTTCGCGGGCGTCGCCCTGTTCCTCTGGGTGGCCGAGAACATCGGCACGTGGGCCGGAGCATGGGTGTACCCGGATCAGGTCGCCGGATGGCAGCTCGTCTCGCTCAGCAAGATGGGCTCGTGGTTCCTGTTGATGATCATCTCGGTGGTGCTGGTCGCATGGGTGTATCCACCGCGCGCGCCGATGGCGTCGTCCCCGGAAGCGATCGAGGCCCCTCCTGTTCAGCAGGAGAGGCCTCGATGA
- a CDS encoding ferritin-like fold-containing protein, which produces MVNWFWKRKPARRTLTLRSKGEGSGATRVDFAELAPELNRFLGQAAYLQLGYFETLTRGIRGTHELARKEALSRAAGAALDKHRGIVAIISDLGDDPTEVMLPFRENLDAFRRKTIGVHQEETLLAVYLTAGMLDDFYLALASSYGETGERVAAILREDDGGSEIVSIIQQTIESDDEWRSLLSMWGRRLVGDTLLVCRGALRPGRLEADDTRIEPVYTELMGAHARRMDAMGLAS; this is translated from the coding sequence GTGGTCAACTGGTTCTGGAAGCGTAAACCGGCCCGGCGCACCCTGACGTTGCGCAGCAAGGGCGAGGGCAGTGGCGCGACCCGCGTCGACTTCGCCGAGCTCGCCCCTGAGCTGAACCGCTTCCTCGGACAGGCCGCCTACCTGCAGCTGGGGTACTTCGAGACGCTCACCCGTGGCATCCGCGGAACGCACGAGCTCGCCCGCAAAGAGGCCCTGTCTCGCGCCGCGGGTGCGGCGCTCGACAAGCACCGCGGCATTGTGGCGATCATCTCGGACCTGGGCGACGACCCCACCGAGGTCATGCTGCCCTTTCGTGAGAACCTCGACGCGTTTCGCCGCAAGACCATCGGCGTGCATCAGGAGGAGACGCTGCTGGCCGTGTATCTGACCGCCGGCATGCTCGACGATTTCTATCTCGCCCTCGCCTCGAGCTACGGCGAGACGGGGGAGCGCGTCGCCGCGATCCTGCGCGAGGACGATGGCGGCAGTGAGATCGTGTCGATCATCCAGCAGACGATCGAGAGCGACGATGAATGGCGTTCACTGCTGTCGATGTGGGGGCGACGCCTGGTCGGTGACACGTTGCTCGTGTGCCGAGGTGCGCTGCGTCCCGGACGCCTCGAAGCGGACGACACACGTATCGAGCCGGTGTACACCGAGCTGATGGGTGCGCACGCGCGGCGGATGGACGCCATGGGGCTCGCATCGTAG
- a CDS encoding DEAD/DEAH box helicase has translation MTSFADLGIDQDIVDALASKGIADAFPIQEQTIPLGLPGQDIIGQAKTGTGKTFGFGIPVVQRLGENPEPGVKALIVVPTRELAVQVYEDMDLLTSNRSTSVVAIYGGKAYEGQIDQLKAGAQIVVGTPGRLIDLANQRLLDLSNATEVVLDEADKMLDLGFLADIEKIFSKVPPVRHTQLFSATMPGPIVALARRFMTNPIHIRANDPDEGLTQANIKHIVYRAHSLDKDEVIARILQAEGRGKAVIFTRTKRAAQKLVDELSDRGFNVGGVHGDMGQEQRERSMAAFKAGKRDVLVATDVAARGIDVDDITHVINHTIPDEEKTYLHRAGRTGRAGRTGIAVTFVDWEDLHKWALINRALEFGQPEPVETYSSSPHLYTDLDIPEGTKGRLRTAPKAEKPAQRKQRQPQKAADAAAEGTDEGTTRRRRRRRRSSPAEQVGATFVEGAEGAEAQASAPSTGTHATDRDAEGAGTHDGDATSEHRDGKPAPQRRRRRRRSGGAAPSGA, from the coding sequence GTGACCTCATTCGCTGATCTGGGAATTGATCAGGACATCGTCGACGCACTCGCCTCGAAGGGCATCGCCGACGCGTTCCCCATCCAGGAGCAGACCATCCCCCTCGGCCTTCCGGGCCAGGACATCATCGGCCAGGCCAAGACCGGCACCGGCAAGACCTTCGGCTTCGGCATCCCCGTGGTGCAGCGCCTCGGCGAGAACCCCGAGCCGGGCGTCAAGGCTCTGATCGTCGTACCCACCCGCGAGCTGGCGGTGCAGGTCTACGAAGACATGGACCTGCTGACCTCGAACCGCTCGACGAGCGTCGTCGCGATCTACGGCGGCAAGGCGTACGAGGGCCAGATCGACCAGCTCAAGGCCGGCGCGCAGATCGTCGTCGGCACCCCGGGTCGTCTGATCGACCTGGCCAACCAGCGTCTGCTCGACCTGTCGAACGCGACCGAGGTCGTGCTCGACGAGGCCGACAAGATGCTTGACCTGGGCTTCCTCGCCGACATCGAGAAGATCTTCTCGAAGGTGCCGCCGGTGCGTCACACGCAGCTGTTCTCGGCCACGATGCCCGGACCGATCGTCGCACTCGCGCGCCGGTTCATGACCAACCCGATCCACATCCGCGCCAACGACCCCGACGAGGGGCTGACGCAGGCGAACATCAAGCACATCGTCTACCGGGCGCACTCGCTCGACAAGGACGAGGTCATCGCCCGCATCCTGCAGGCCGAGGGACGCGGCAAGGCCGTGATCTTCACCCGCACCAAGCGCGCGGCGCAGAAGCTCGTCGACGAGCTGAGCGACCGCGGCTTCAATGTCGGCGGGGTGCACGGCGACATGGGCCAGGAGCAGCGTGAGCGCTCCATGGCCGCCTTCAAGGCGGGCAAGCGCGATGTTCTCGTCGCCACCGATGTCGCCGCGCGCGGTATCGACGTCGACGACATCACGCACGTGATCAACCACACCATCCCCGATGAGGAGAAGACGTACCTGCACCGTGCCGGCCGCACCGGCCGCGCGGGCCGCACGGGCATCGCGGTCACCTTCGTCGACTGGGAAGACCTGCACAAGTGGGCCTTGATCAACCGTGCGCTCGAGTTCGGCCAGCCCGAGCCCGTCGAGACGTACTCGTCGAGCCCGCACCTGTACACCGACCTCGACATCCCCGAGGGCACGAAGGGGCGCCTGCGGACGGCTCCGAAGGCCGAGAAGCCGGCGCAGCGCAAGCAGCGTCAGCCGCAGAAGGCGGCGGATGCTGCTGCTGAGGGCACCGACGAGGGCACCACGCGCCGCCGTCGGCGCCGGCGCCGCAGCTCGCCTGCCGAGCAGGTCGGTGCCACGTTCGTCGAGGGCGCCGAGGGTGCAGAGGCTCAGGCATCCGCTCCGTCGACGGGCACCCACGCGACCGACCGCGACGCCGAGGGTGCGGGCACGCACGACGGTGACGCGACCTCAGAGCACCGCGACGGCAAGCCGGCCCCGCAGCGCCGCCGCCGTCGTCGCCGCAGCGGGGGTGCCGCTCCGAGCGGTGCCTGA